Proteins encoded within one genomic window of Granulicella pectinivorans:
- a CDS encoding ComEC/Rec2 family competence protein → MLDRRSFLMLAAAASMATPLSLRGESNTLPPWAPGVLEIHHIDTGRGNATLILYPDGTTLLIDAGEAHSALRTMPPASPDASRPAGEWVARYVRRHIGRIHRSELDLMLLTHLHGDHVGEVAATSPASSRGDYRVTGAAFVAEALPVRDCIDRGWPDYSYPAALKDPNSINYTRLAKSMADHGTRVQRAIAGSASQCGLRQEPSRYPDFNARILAVNGDVWQGNGEASRSFFPAVTGMPAADLPTENMCSIAVRLRYGGFRYYTGGDLSDDTIYGRLPWHDIESPVAAACGPVSMAVANHHGYYDAEGPAAVRALRPRAWIIPGWHVTHPALSTLATLLSPELYPGDRSLFALGMTPESLLVNERLAPKLSSTTGHIVVRVPPGGRDFTVFLVNPKDETDTVTASFGPFPS, encoded by the coding sequence ATGCTCGATCGACGCAGCTTTCTGATGCTTGCCGCGGCCGCCTCGATGGCGACGCCTCTGTCGCTTCGCGGTGAGTCCAACACGCTTCCGCCATGGGCGCCCGGGGTGCTGGAGATTCACCACATCGACACGGGCCGCGGCAATGCGACGCTGATCCTCTATCCGGATGGCACCACGCTCCTGATCGACGCGGGTGAAGCCCACAGCGCGCTCCGCACCATGCCCCCGGCGTCCCCCGACGCCAGCCGTCCCGCCGGAGAGTGGGTCGCGCGCTACGTACGCCGGCATATAGGCCGTATCCACCGCAGTGAACTCGACCTGATGCTCCTGACCCATCTCCATGGCGACCACGTCGGCGAGGTCGCCGCGACGAGTCCCGCCTCCAGCCGCGGAGACTACCGGGTGACGGGCGCGGCGTTCGTCGCCGAAGCGCTGCCCGTCCGCGATTGCATCGACCGCGGATGGCCCGACTACAGCTATCCCGCCGCCCTCAAAGACCCCAACTCCATCAACTACACCCGGCTCGCCAAAAGCATGGCGGATCACGGCACCAGGGTCCAGAGAGCCATCGCGGGCTCCGCTTCGCAGTGCGGACTCAGGCAAGAACCTTCGCGATATCCGGACTTCAATGCACGCATTCTTGCTGTCAACGGCGACGTCTGGCAAGGTAACGGCGAGGCATCGCGAAGCTTCTTCCCCGCCGTTACCGGGATGCCCGCGGCCGACCTGCCCACGGAGAACATGTGCAGCATCGCTGTGCGGCTTCGGTATGGCGGATTCCGTTACTACACGGGTGGCGATCTTTCCGATGACACCATCTATGGACGCCTTCCATGGCACGACATCGAATCTCCCGTAGCTGCGGCCTGCGGACCGGTGTCGATGGCCGTCGCCAACCATCACGGGTACTACGACGCCGAAGGCCCCGCCGCGGTCCGTGCGCTCCGGCCCCGGGCGTGGATCATTCCCGGCTGGCATGTCACGCACCCGGCATTGAGCACACTCGCCACACTGCTGAGCCCGGAGCTCTACCCCGGCGACCGGTCTCTCTTCGCGCTGGGCATGACCCCGGAGTCGCTTCTCGTCAACGAACGTCTCGCCCCAAAGCTTTCGAGCACGACGGGGCACATCGTGGTCCGCGTGCCCCCGGGAGGCCGCGATTTCACCGTCTTCCTCGTGAACCCAAAGGACGAGACAGACACCGTAACGGCCTCCTTCGGTCCATTTCCCAGCTAG
- a CDS encoding NIPSNAP family protein — MHRRQFLSRSLAASAVALAGDAVAQTSGAPKGTPQFYELRKYHLQSGPQGKMTQSYFADALIPALNRMGITPVGAFSLDFGPETPTYYLLLPSASVETLVTADLMLAKDAAFMKAAEPYWNAPAASPSFNRIESQLMRAFTGWPSITPPDTKAKRIFHLRTYESPTYRDHVTKVDMFHNGEFDFFAKAGAHQVFYGDNLIGARLPSLTYMLSFPDTATLEKDWAAFSADPDWKKLSSSPKYAFEPTVSNVSNLILKPLPMSQI; from the coding sequence ATGCATCGTCGCCAGTTTCTCTCGCGTTCACTTGCCGCCTCTGCCGTCGCGCTCGCCGGGGATGCTGTCGCCCAGACAAGCGGCGCTCCGAAGGGGACGCCGCAGTTCTATGAGCTGCGCAAATATCACCTGCAGAGTGGTCCACAGGGGAAGATGACCCAAAGCTACTTCGCCGATGCGCTGATCCCGGCCCTGAACCGGATGGGCATCACGCCGGTGGGAGCCTTCTCGCTGGACTTCGGTCCGGAGACGCCGACGTACTATCTTCTGCTGCCGAGCGCTTCGGTGGAGACGCTGGTGACCGCGGACCTGATGCTGGCCAAGGATGCAGCGTTCATGAAGGCGGCTGAGCCCTACTGGAATGCGCCTGCGGCCTCGCCTTCGTTCAACCGCATCGAGAGTCAGTTGATGCGCGCGTTCACAGGCTGGCCCTCGATTACGCCGCCCGATACCAAGGCCAAGCGGATCTTCCACCTGCGAACGTACGAGTCGCCCACCTATCGCGATCACGTCACCAAGGTGGACATGTTCCACAACGGGGAGTTCGATTTCTTCGCCAAGGCCGGTGCGCATCAGGTCTTCTACGGCGACAACCTGATCGGCGCACGGTTGCCGAGCCTGACCTACATGCTCAGCTTCCCCGATACGGCAACGCTTGAAAAGGACTGGGCAGCGTTCAGCGCGGATCCCGACTGGAAGAAGCTGTCGAGCAGTCCGAAGTATGCGTTTGAGCCGACCGTTTCGAATGTCTCGAACCTGATTCTGAAGCCTCTGCCAATGTCGCAGATCTAG
- the ampH gene encoding D-alanyl-D-alanine-carboxypeptidase/endopeptidase AmpH, producing the protein MGPAYHSVTAARAKRFSLLVLPLLWALGGASLHAQQVPPLVTADALGAQIYTATASTGMVMVVVRDGDVFVQEYGETSPGSGQKPNEHSLVRLCSLSKIIATDLLNKLVVDGTVHFTDTLQHFAPTGGHVPTLTLHGPVVRAMTLGDLATHTSGLPREVGPTPRGVSYFAYPDHETRWAWLAKQKLATTPGTYSSYSNIGFALLGDALEEASGKPYAELFAERTAKPLGLTETTLSPTPEQCGRLMAGAHRSDACGDTQASAGAGGMYSTAADMTLWLKYLLGLPGVPVHQNSAAQAVYVDPLQLKGTKGLDHAGQPTGIGLGWLRLGYPGDPSMIIQKTGGGGGFTTYIALDPARHAGVFVAATDGTHFTHTHMFQQINNLLLAVSGLPAQPLPVDPEPVPAHRLRDSKRTRSSSPHSNVSHSVTPRARAKVGTTHQGRASRRQPSQ; encoded by the coding sequence ATGGGACCTGCCTATCATTCCGTAACTGCCGCCAGGGCGAAGCGCTTCTCCCTGCTCGTGCTTCCTCTTCTATGGGCGCTTGGTGGGGCGTCGCTCCACGCGCAACAGGTCCCGCCTCTGGTCACCGCCGATGCGCTCGGCGCGCAGATCTATACCGCTACGGCCTCGACCGGGATGGTGATGGTCGTCGTCCGGGACGGGGACGTGTTCGTCCAGGAGTATGGCGAGACCTCTCCGGGGAGCGGCCAGAAGCCCAATGAGCACTCGCTGGTGCGGCTTTGTTCGCTTTCGAAGATCATCGCAACCGACCTGCTGAACAAGCTCGTCGTCGATGGCACCGTTCACTTTACCGATACGCTGCAGCACTTCGCGCCCACCGGCGGCCATGTGCCCACCCTCACGCTCCACGGACCGGTGGTGCGCGCGATGACGCTGGGCGACCTGGCGACGCATACCTCCGGGCTTCCCCGTGAGGTTGGGCCGACGCCGCGCGGTGTCTCCTACTTCGCCTACCCCGATCACGAGACGCGCTGGGCGTGGCTGGCGAAGCAGAAGCTGGCGACGACGCCCGGCACCTACTCCTCCTACTCGAACATCGGCTTCGCGCTGCTGGGCGATGCGCTCGAAGAGGCCTCCGGGAAGCCGTATGCGGAGCTGTTCGCCGAGCGCACCGCCAAGCCTCTGGGACTCACCGAGACGACGCTTTCTCCCACGCCCGAGCAGTGCGGAAGACTGATGGCCGGGGCGCACCGCAGCGATGCCTGCGGAGATACACAGGCCTCGGCTGGTGCGGGCGGCATGTACTCCACGGCCGCCGACATGACCCTGTGGCTCAAGTACCTGCTCGGCCTTCCAGGGGTGCCGGTCCACCAGAACTCCGCCGCGCAGGCCGTCTACGTGGACCCGTTGCAGTTGAAGGGCACCAAAGGCCTCGACCACGCCGGCCAGCCGACCGGCATCGGGCTCGGGTGGCTGCGCCTTGGCTACCCCGGCGACCCATCGATGATCATCCAGAAGACGGGCGGAGGCGGGGGATTTACCACCTACATCGCGCTCGACCCGGCGCGCCATGCAGGTGTGTTCGTAGCCGCGACCGACGGAACCCACTTTACCCACACGCATATGTTCCAGCAGATCAACAACCTCCTGCTGGCGGTCTCCGGTTTGCCGGCGCAGCCTCTGCCGGTCGATCCCGAGCCCGTGCCGGCGCATCGTCTCCGCGATTCGAAGCGTACGCGCAGCTCTTCGCCGCACTCGAACGTCTCCCATAGCGTGACCCCCAGGGCGCGAGCGAAGGTTGGCACGACACATCAAGGCAGAGCCAGCCGGCGGCAACCCTCCCAATGA
- a CDS encoding YeiH family protein, with the protein MGSKNIFFVGLILAACGVLSPPLALLAGLLFALTLPHPFAVESRNLSKFLLQASVVALGFGMDLHDVLHAGRSGFLYTAISITVAISLGLLLGRILSVPGKASFLITCGTAICGGSAIAALGPITDANDEEMGVSLGTVFTLNSIALVLFPFVGWKLGLTQSQFGLWAALAIHDTSSVVGAAARYGTVALTIGTTVKLARALWIVPLSFATAYTMKSKAKVQIPWFILLFCLAAIARTYLPALHTLYDTASRAGRSGMAVTLFVIGTGLSREMFRNVGLRPMVQGVVLWIIVAVTSLLAIRSGLIAL; encoded by the coding sequence ATGGGCAGCAAAAACATCTTCTTCGTCGGTCTCATCCTCGCGGCATGCGGTGTCCTTTCTCCGCCCCTGGCCCTTCTCGCCGGACTCCTCTTCGCCCTCACGCTGCCCCACCCCTTCGCTGTGGAGAGCCGCAACCTCTCGAAGTTTCTCCTGCAGGCCTCGGTCGTAGCCCTCGGCTTCGGCATGGACCTCCATGACGTCCTTCACGCGGGCCGCTCCGGCTTTCTCTACACCGCAATCAGCATCACCGTAGCCATCTCGCTCGGACTCCTCCTGGGCCGCATCCTCTCCGTACCCGGCAAGGCGTCCTTCCTCATCACCTGCGGCACCGCCATCTGCGGAGGCAGCGCCATCGCCGCGCTCGGGCCCATTACCGACGCCAACGACGAGGAGATGGGCGTCTCCCTCGGCACCGTCTTCACCCTCAACTCCATCGCGCTTGTGCTCTTCCCCTTCGTAGGCTGGAAGCTTGGCCTCACCCAGAGCCAGTTCGGCCTGTGGGCCGCCCTCGCCATTCACGACACCAGCTCCGTGGTCGGAGCCGCGGCCCGATACGGCACGGTCGCCCTCACCATCGGCACGACGGTCAAGCTGGCCCGCGCTCTCTGGATCGTGCCGCTGTCCTTCGCCACGGCCTATACGATGAAGAGCAAGGCGAAGGTGCAGATTCCGTGGTTCATCCTGCTCTTCTGCCTTGCGGCGATCGCCCGGACTTATCTCCCCGCGCTGCACACGCTCTATGACACGGCAAGCCGGGCGGGTCGCAGCGGCATGGCGGTCACGCTCTTCGTCATCGGCACCGGGCTGTCGCGCGAGATGTTCCGCAACGTCGGACTACGCCCCATGGTGCAGGGCGTAGTCCTTTGGATCATCGTTGCGGTAACGTCTCTGCTGGCCATTCGCAGCGGCCTGATCGCTCTCTGA
- a CDS encoding enterotoxin gives MRTILAFLVLSIATAPAHAAPATLSETGGHYRMENAAIAAHWTVAAGKLSALTVTDRIHTTELPVAMPFAILMKDGALWNAATLAVSGEPSRHELTPNPHASRLAGRMHGQQFDLPLESADHAVRAVWSVILLDDAQYLRQRLTITAQGHDAAITRIELIDLPLPGAQVVGSVKGSPIVSGNLYLGFEDPLSLSRVTAGRATAWVERDLPLKAGQSITYSSVFGVAHSGQMRRDFLAYVERERAHPYRTFLHYNSWYDLGYFTPYDQAGVLDRIHTFGRELTEKRGVKLDSFLFDDGWDKHNSLWKFNDGFPNGFTPVKDAAAKYDAAPGIWMSPWGGYSKPKQERIAFGKEAGYEIVRNGYALSGPRYYAAFRDVALDMVKTYGVNQFKFDGTGNVDSVFPGSAFDSDFAAAIHLIAELREAKPDLYVNLTTGTWPSPFWLEHADSIWRGGEDDGVTGVGTYRERWITYRDAITYENIVQAGPLFPLNSLMLHGMIYAKFRKLLDVDPGNDLRNEIHSYFGTGTQLQEMYMTPSLLTEANWDDLAEAAKWSRANADVLQDTHWVGSNPAWLEVYGWASWSPRKGILVLRNPSDKPQTISLKLADTLELPPGAAQSYRGRSPWKSDADRKPLLLQASQAHAFTLAPFEVMTLDLTPR, from the coding sequence ATGCGTACGATTCTCGCGTTCCTCGTTCTCTCCATCGCGACCGCTCCAGCCCATGCCGCACCCGCTACCCTGAGCGAGACCGGAGGCCACTATCGCATGGAGAATGCAGCCATTGCGGCGCACTGGACGGTGGCCGCCGGCAAGCTCTCCGCGCTCACCGTCACCGATCGCATTCATACGACAGAGCTGCCCGTGGCGATGCCGTTCGCCATCCTGATGAAGGATGGCGCGCTCTGGAACGCCGCGACGCTCGCCGTGTCCGGGGAGCCCAGCCGGCACGAACTGACCCCAAACCCCCATGCCTCGCGGCTCGCCGGCCGCATGCATGGCCAACAGTTCGATCTCCCGCTGGAGAGCGCGGACCACGCCGTGCGCGCCGTGTGGTCGGTGATCCTGCTCGACGATGCGCAGTATCTGCGGCAGCGTCTGACCATTACCGCGCAAGGGCACGACGCGGCCATCACCCGCATCGAGCTCATCGATCTACCGCTGCCCGGAGCACAGGTTGTCGGCTCCGTGAAGGGCTCGCCCATCGTCAGTGGCAATCTCTATCTGGGCTTCGAAGACCCGCTGTCGTTGAGTCGCGTGACCGCTGGTCGCGCCACCGCATGGGTCGAGCGCGATCTTCCGTTGAAGGCCGGACAATCCATCACCTACTCCTCGGTCTTCGGCGTCGCACACTCGGGACAGATGCGCCGCGACTTCCTCGCGTATGTGGAACGGGAACGAGCGCATCCGTACCGGACCTTCCTGCACTACAACTCCTGGTACGACCTCGGCTACTTTACGCCGTACGATCAGGCCGGCGTGCTGGACCGCATCCACACCTTCGGGCGGGAGCTGACGGAGAAGCGCGGAGTGAAGCTCGATTCGTTTCTCTTCGACGATGGTTGGGACAAACACAACTCGCTCTGGAAGTTCAACGACGGCTTCCCGAACGGCTTCACTCCGGTGAAGGATGCGGCGGCGAAGTACGACGCCGCGCCGGGTATCTGGATGTCGCCGTGGGGCGGCTACTCGAAGCCCAAGCAGGAGCGCATCGCCTTCGGCAAGGAGGCCGGTTACGAGATCGTGCGGAACGGCTATGCGCTCTCCGGACCCAGGTACTACGCGGCCTTTCGCGATGTCGCGCTCGATATGGTCAAGACCTACGGGGTCAACCAGTTCAAGTTCGACGGCACGGGCAACGTCGATTCGGTCTTTCCCGGCAGCGCCTTCGATAGCGATTTCGCCGCGGCGATCCACCTGATCGCGGAGCTGCGCGAGGCCAAGCCGGACCTCTACGTCAACCTCACGACCGGCACCTGGCCCTCGCCCTTCTGGCTGGAACATGCCGATTCGATCTGGCGCGGCGGCGAGGATGACGGCGTCACGGGCGTGGGTACGTACCGCGAACGCTGGATCACCTACCGGGATGCCATCACCTACGAGAACATCGTGCAGGCGGGTCCGCTGTTTCCTCTCAACTCACTGATGCTGCACGGCATGATCTATGCGAAGTTCCGCAAGCTGCTGGACGTGGATCCGGGCAACGATCTGCGCAACGAGATTCATTCCTACTTCGGCACCGGCACGCAGTTGCAGGAGATGTACATGACGCCGAGTCTGCTGACGGAGGCGAACTGGGATGATCTCGCCGAGGCCGCGAAGTGGTCGCGGGCAAACGCCGATGTGCTCCAAGATACCCACTGGGTAGGCAGCAATCCGGCGTGGCTTGAGGTCTACGGCTGGGCCTCGTGGTCGCCGCGGAAGGGGATTCTGGTGCTGCGTAACCCGAGCGACAAACCGCAGACGATCTCGCTCAAACTGGCCGACACCCTGGAGTTGCCGCCGGGTGCGGCGCAGAGCTATCGCGGCAGGAGTCCGTGGAAGTCCGATGCGGACAGGAAGCCGCTGCTGCTGCAGGCGAGCCAGGCCCACGCGTTCACCCTCGCTCCCTTTGAGGTGATGACGCTCGACCTGACGCCGCGATAG
- a CDS encoding DUF305 domain-containing protein yields the protein MAFRLSLVCAALLPLYASLATGQTPAANPVPLMQPGAPGQPTKTLTRPTVGTAVRAVTDGDVKFMQDMVMHHSQAVEMVNLMEDHTRNPQLLELGQRIKISQGDEILFMKRWLTFYDKPLEADNGMGGMDMSTMPGMEDTPMMPGMLSPRQMNALRKARGAEFDHLFLTGMIQHHTGALSMVKDLFNGPGSGQEPQLFDFTADVVVTQQGEIDTMRTMLASEKQKEKQ from the coding sequence ATGGCGTTCCGGCTTTCGCTTGTCTGCGCAGCTTTGCTTCCCTTGTACGCGTCGTTGGCTACGGGGCAGACCCCTGCGGCCAATCCCGTTCCACTGATGCAGCCCGGAGCCCCGGGCCAGCCGACCAAAACGCTCACCAGGCCGACCGTCGGCACCGCCGTCCGCGCCGTCACCGACGGCGACGTCAAGTTCATGCAGGACATGGTGATGCACCACTCGCAGGCGGTTGAGATGGTCAACCTGATGGAAGACCACACCCGCAATCCGCAACTGCTTGAGCTTGGCCAGCGCATCAAGATCTCGCAGGGCGACGAGATTCTGTTCATGAAGCGCTGGCTCACCTTTTACGACAAGCCCCTCGAAGCCGACAACGGCATGGGCGGCATGGATATGTCCACGATGCCCGGCATGGAAGACACCCCCATGATGCCCGGCATGCTGAGCCCGCGACAGATGAACGCGCTCCGCAAGGCTCGCGGCGCGGAGTTCGACCATCTCTTCCTCACCGGCATGATCCAGCACCATACCGGTGCCCTCTCCATGGTGAAGGATCTCTTCAACGGCCCCGGATCGGGCCAGGAGCCTCAATTGTTCGATTTCACCGCGGATGTCGTCGTCACCCAGCAGGGCGAGATCGACACCATGCGCACCATGTTGGCCTCGGAAAAGCAAAAGGAGAAACAATAG
- a CDS encoding GatB/YqeY domain-containing protein — MSDSIGKKIQTDIITAMKARDEHRLTTLRMVKSALKNKEIDKREPLTDAEEAQILTTLLKQRRESVESFTKGGRPELAAKETVEIALIEAYMPQAATPEEVQKIVRESIAYLAEQGAKPGPKDMGVAMKVVQQRILASGVRADGKMVSEMVKAELAK; from the coding sequence ATGAGCGACAGTATCGGCAAGAAGATTCAAACGGACATTATCACGGCCATGAAGGCCAGGGATGAGCATAGGCTCACCACTTTGCGCATGGTGAAATCGGCCCTGAAGAACAAGGAGATCGACAAGCGCGAGCCTCTGACGGACGCCGAAGAGGCTCAGATCCTCACCACCCTGCTCAAGCAGCGCCGCGAGTCGGTCGAGTCGTTTACCAAGGGCGGAAGGCCGGAGCTGGCCGCGAAGGAGACGGTCGAGATCGCTCTCATCGAGGCCTACATGCCGCAGGCCGCGACCCCCGAAGAGGTGCAGAAGATCGTGCGGGAGTCGATTGCCTACCTCGCCGAGCAGGGCGCAAAGCCAGGTCCGAAGGACATGGGTGTCGCCATGAAGGTCGTGCAGCAGCGCATCCTCGCCAGCGGCGTTCGCGCCGACGGCAAGATGGTCTCCGAGATGGTGAAGGCGGAGTTGGCCAAGTAA
- a CDS encoding LysR family transcriptional regulator encodes MPPPDRSTLENFRLTVFRAVAAQKSFRRAAEALYLTQPAVTQQIKALEAELGASLFDRTGKAVALTPAGELLLHRATEGHDLLVRAQAELASLEGRVAGPLRLAVSMTIVQYILPPMLGRFLRRYPGIALRMQSANTGDVASAVLDGSVDLGLVEGPVHRPELKLEPWLRDELVLVVPAGHPWAGSTISLEDLTAAPLLMRERGSGTREVVDAAIEEAFTAAGLPGPRMIPAMELNSTEALLAYIEQGLGIGFHSRAAVRGRIRMGTLVPVTVKGLKIARDLSFVTLRSTEPRGNAALLLDFLREHRHR; translated from the coding sequence ATGCCCCCTCCGGATCGCTCCACCCTTGAAAACTTCCGGCTTACCGTCTTCCGTGCCGTAGCTGCACAGAAGAGCTTTCGCCGTGCTGCCGAAGCGCTTTACCTCACCCAACCCGCCGTCACCCAGCAGATCAAAGCTCTTGAAGCGGAGCTGGGTGCATCCCTCTTCGACCGCACCGGCAAGGCGGTAGCCCTGACCCCGGCAGGCGAACTGCTGCTGCATCGCGCGACCGAAGGCCACGATCTCCTTGTGCGCGCGCAGGCCGAACTTGCCTCCCTGGAGGGACGTGTCGCCGGCCCGCTCCGCCTTGCCGTCTCGATGACCATCGTCCAGTACATTCTTCCGCCCATGCTTGGCCGTTTCCTGCGCCGCTACCCTGGCATCGCTCTGCGCATGCAAAGCGCCAACACCGGCGATGTCGCCTCTGCCGTGCTGGATGGCTCTGTCGACCTTGGACTCGTCGAGGGGCCCGTCCACCGGCCTGAGCTGAAGCTCGAGCCGTGGCTCCGCGACGAGCTTGTGCTGGTTGTCCCCGCCGGCCACCCCTGGGCGGGTAGCACCATCTCCCTCGAAGACCTCACCGCAGCCCCACTGCTGATGCGCGAGCGCGGCTCCGGGACCCGCGAGGTCGTCGACGCCGCCATTGAGGAAGCCTTCACAGCCGCCGGACTGCCGGGGCCCAGGATGATCCCCGCGATGGAGCTCAACTCGACCGAAGCCCTCCTCGCCTATATCGAACAGGGCCTTGGCATCGGCTTCCACTCCCGCGCCGCCGTCCGTGGACGCATCCGCATGGGCACCCTCGTTCCGGTGACCGTCAAAGGATTGAAGATTGCCCGCGACCTCTCCTTCGTCACCCTTCGCTCCACCGAGCCGCGCGGGAACGCCGCCCTGCTCCTCGACTTCCTGCGCGAGCACAGGCACCGATAA
- a CDS encoding LVIVD repeat-containing protein produces the protein MLKRLTASLVAITLSAPVAVLAQVALPAKPTVYNNPQLPNDPRVGLKGGVTDAGIAESGMHLIVNLPKPPGFAAGTTPQEAAPPPPPPAPVPGAPARPPRALQLGSTNSDLAFSGQYIIVGNYNGFNIYDASNPEKTKLTTSVMCPGSQDDVTVYGHLLFLSIESTGSRLDCGTQGIPLPPGFVAPVRQGPPPAGAPGAGAPPQRSPRAVEPPNPERFRGVRIFDISDILHPKQVAAVQTCRGTHTNTLVTDPADKDNVYLYLSGYAPIRSSEELAGCSAGGVDDPNTALYTIVVIKVPVAHPELSKVVNSPRIFSDPATGAMNGLAVGNLHGEGAAPQPVSGCHDITVYPAIGLAAGACTRVGILLDIKDPVHPKRVAAISDPNFSFWHSAMFNNAGDRVIFSDEWGGGGQPRCRAADPMTWGADSIFTLKGAELTLDSYYKMPAPQTELENCTAHNGNLIPVPGRDIEVQSWYQGGVSIMDYTDPKKPFEIAYFDRGPLDSTKFIDGGLWSAYWYNGYIYGAEIARGLDVYKMVPSTFLSENEIAAARQITMSQMNPQYQEKIVYPPTFVTGKAYVDQLVRSNALPAAKGTALMAAMDKKKTKELKAFAVALNKDASSASPADAARMTALAAILTR, from the coding sequence GTGCTCAAGAGACTCACCGCCTCCCTCGTGGCGATTACGCTATCTGCCCCCGTCGCCGTCCTCGCGCAGGTTGCGCTGCCGGCCAAGCCGACCGTGTACAACAATCCGCAGCTTCCGAACGACCCGCGCGTCGGCCTGAAGGGTGGCGTCACGGATGCCGGCATCGCCGAGTCCGGCATGCACCTGATCGTGAACCTGCCCAAGCCCCCGGGCTTCGCTGCCGGAACCACCCCGCAGGAGGCCGCGCCACCACCGCCTCCGCCTGCTCCCGTCCCGGGTGCGCCGGCTCGTCCGCCGCGGGCGCTGCAGCTCGGGTCGACCAACTCCGACCTGGCCTTCAGCGGTCAATACATCATCGTCGGCAACTACAACGGATTCAACATCTACGACGCCTCCAACCCCGAGAAGACCAAGCTGACCACCTCGGTGATGTGCCCGGGCTCGCAGGATGACGTCACCGTCTACGGCCACCTGCTCTTCCTCTCGATCGAGTCGACCGGATCGCGCCTCGATTGCGGCACGCAGGGCATTCCTCTGCCTCCGGGCTTCGTCGCTCCGGTGCGTCAGGGTCCGCCGCCGGCCGGTGCTCCCGGTGCAGGTGCTCCGCCGCAGCGCTCGCCTCGGGCTGTTGAGCCGCCGAACCCGGAGCGTTTCCGCGGCGTCCGCATCTTCGACATCTCGGACATCCTTCATCCGAAGCAGGTAGCCGCCGTCCAGACCTGCCGTGGCACCCATACCAACACGCTCGTCACCGACCCGGCTGACAAGGACAACGTCTACCTGTATCTCTCCGGCTACGCTCCGATTCGCTCGTCGGAAGAGCTTGCGGGCTGCTCGGCCGGCGGCGTCGACGACCCTAACACCGCGCTCTACACCATCGTCGTCATCAAGGTGCCGGTCGCGCATCCTGAGCTCTCGAAGGTCGTCAACAGTCCTCGCATCTTCTCCGATCCGGCCACCGGCGCGATGAACGGCCTCGCCGTCGGCAACCTGCACGGCGAAGGCGCGGCCCCGCAGCCGGTCAGCGGATGCCACGACATCACCGTCTACCCTGCCATTGGACTCGCCGCCGGTGCCTGCACTCGCGTCGGCATCCTGCTGGACATCAAGGATCCCGTCCACCCCAAGCGCGTCGCCGCCATCTCCGACCCCAACTTCAGCTTCTGGCACTCGGCGATGTTCAACAACGCCGGCGACCGCGTCATCTTCTCCGACGAGTGGGGCGGCGGCGGACAGCCGCGCTGCCGTGCGGCCGATCCCATGACCTGGGGCGCGGACTCGATCTTCACGCTGAAGGGCGCGGAGCTCACCCTCGACTCCTACTACAAGATGCCTGCGCCGCAGACCGAGCTTGAGAACTGCACGGCGCACAACGGCAACCTGATTCCGGTCCCGGGCCGCGACATCGAGGTGCAGTCCTGGTATCAGGGCGGCGTCTCGATCATGGACTACACCGATCCGAAGAAGCCGTTCGAGATTGCCTACTTCGACCGCGGCCCGCTGGACAGCACCAAATTCATCGACGGTGGGCTCTGGTCGGCATACTGGTACAACGGCTACATCTACGGCGCGGAGATCGCGCGTGGCCTCGACGTCTACAAGATGGTGCCGAGCACGTTCCTCTCGGAGAACGAGATCGCCGCCGCCAGGCAGATTACGATGAGCCAGATGAATCCGCAGTACCAGGAGAAGATCGTCTATCCGCCGACCTTCGTCACAGGGAAGGCGTACGTCGATCAGCTCGTCCGCTCGAACGCCCTGCCCGCCGCCAAGGGAACCGCCTTGATGGCAGCGATGGACAAGAAGAAGACGAAGGAGCTGAAGGCCTTCGCGGTCGCGCTGAACAAGGACGCATCCTCGGCCTCACCCGCGGACGCGGCCCGCATGACCGCCCTCGCGGCGATCCTGACCAGGTAA